DNA sequence from the Plasmodium berghei mitochondrion, complete genome genome:
AAGTTTGGATAAAATAAATATAGTTACCATAGCTGTTGATGGATGCTTCGATATTTAATATATTAAAGTATTAATCGAGTTAACATGCTCAGCCGCCAAAAACGATMTTATTACCGTACAAGCCGTTAGCAAGACATGATAGGGAGTTGACAAGTTAAAGAAGTTCTGGTTTAAAATAGATACGTTTTTAAAGGTAGGATGTATGGGATATTTGTAGTACACCTTAATTGGTTTAACTTTTAATGTAATATAGATGTTTAATGTTCGGTATTGCATGCCTGGTGTTTATAATAAGACGCTGACTTCCTGGCTAAACTTCCCAATGATGTATCTTCCAAATAGATTTCGCAGAAAACCGTCTATATTCATGTTTGATTGACCTTTAACCACTAATTACGAATCTTCCAAGAATATTTCAAGAGTCCAAGGTTCGGTCTATTATTTTCCTGTTCTGTAATTAGATCACATGTTTTATAGTTCATGGAGATATGACTATACCACTATTCATAGAGACAACTTATGGCWTCTCTCTCGATTTCCAGATGTTGAGTTACTAAGAGGATTCTCTCCACACTTCAATTCGTACTTCCACTACCAAAATATAATCTCCTGTTCTAACATTCTAGGGTTTTTCGTATTTTTTCAGGAGAAATCCGTATATCGATGTCTTTTAATCAACGCTATTGGATTCAACGTCCAGGACTTCCTGACGCTTAATAACGATTTCTACTTCCAGCAGCCATTTGGTTCAGCTACAAGTTCACTGTCAACTACCATGTTACGACTTCGCACCGACTGTTTCTTTTACCTCACGAGTCGATCAGGAAGGTTTCATCCTTAAATCTCGTAACCATGCCAACACATAAGAACTTTTAGGGAAGTTAAGGTGCTCAGGGTCTTACCGTCGGGCCGTATGATTCCACATATTCATGGATAATTCTATTTATTAGGAGTCTCACACTAGCGACAATGGGGAAGTCGTTACACCGTTCATGCAGGACGGAGATTACCCGACAAGGAATTTTGCTACCTTAGGACCGTTTATGATACAGCCGCCGTTTATCATTGATACCGGGCAGATGTCAGTAACTTGAACTATTCATCAGAATTATCAGTGACTTGTGTTGTAACCTTACAGACGCTTCCAGTAAATAACTTCTTATAAATGGTAGCGCCGGTTTCCCGGGTATCCAATCCAGTGCTCCATTCAAGGCATAGAGACTCAGCCTATGTTCAACTTTGTAGGATAAAGCTTTTGGTATCTCGTAATGTAGAACAATAATAGGTTGACCGTTAAATCCTTTTCATTAAAAGAGTGGAAAAATGCCCAGCCAACACCATCCAATTTGATTGGGAATTATCTGTGTTACAATACTTTTTGATCCCAGGCTGGTAAAAAATGTTAACTTTTAGCCAAAAGAATAGAAACAGATGCCAGGCCAAAAACCTAAAATAGAGCTATGACGCTATCAATTTGACAAGGCAGATAAATTCTTTCATAGAACTTACGTATCATCAACCATACAAAGATAAAACGGTAGATAGGGAACAAACTGCCTCAAGACGTTCTTAACCCAGCTCACGCATCGCTTCTAACGGTGAACTCTCATTCCAATGGAATCTTGTTCAAATTCAAATAGATTGGTAAGGTATAGCGTTTACTATCGAATGAAACAATGTGTTCCACCGCTAGTGTTTGCTTCTAACATTCCACTTGCTTATAACTGTATGGACGTAACCTCCAGGCAAAGAATAATGACCGGTCAAAACGGAATCAGTTAACTATGGATAGCTGATACTAACAATTTATCATTACTCAAGTCAGCATAGTCTATATGAAGGTTTCTATGGAAACACACTTCCCTTCTCGCCATTGATAGCGGTTAACCTTTCCTTTTCCTTACGTACTCTAGCTTTATACACAAATATGTATTGTCTAATCTAGACAGTATAATCGAAACAGGACATATATGTTCTATTCTGAATAAAAAAAGAACTCTATAAATAACCATACTATTTCAACAAAATGCCAATATAAAATGGTCATTTGATCAGTATGAGTAAAAACAACATAAGATATTCCTATATATGAATAAGACCATTCAGTATTTACATCATATTGATCTACTATTCTTATAAAGTATATTAATAATAATATTAATCCAACAATAACGTGTGTAAAATGTAAACCAGTTACACAATAAAATAGAGTTCCTAAAACAGCATCATTAATATAATAACTTAAGTGTAAATATTCAGTTGTTTGTAATGATGCAAAACATTCTCCTAATAAATAAATAATACATACAATACTTGATATTTCAAAACTCATTCCTTTCTCTATAAGGAATTGTAAACATGCAGTCATACATGATGCACTAGCTAGTATAAAAGTTATTGTTAATATTAACATTCTAGATGATGTTATTATTATTCCTTCATCATATAGTGGATAAGGAGATAAACAAAAATGTAATATTCCCCAAAAATAGGTTATAAATAATAAAGCTTCTGATATAATGATAGATAACATTCCAGAAGCTAAAGAAGAAAATGTAGAATATAAGCTTTCTCTAATAGAATATACAAATATTAATAATATAATTGGATTAAATGTAAATAAAATTCCAACTGAAAAATATTTTAAAGATGTTCCGTATAATGATGCTAATGATGGATAAGATACTAAATGTGCTTTTATATTATTAAAATTACTAAATACAATAAATATATTTATAAGAACGGTTATTATTTGTACCGTTAACATATAACGGTAAGAAGGTTCGCCGGGGATAACAGGTTATAGTATATATAGAGCTCAAATCTTTATATACTATTGGCACCTCCATGTCGTCTCATCGCAGCCTTGCAATAAATAAAAAAAATATAGCGTGTATTGTTGCCTTGTACACACCGCTCGTCACGCAAATTATTATATTTTGAAAAGAACTCCAGGCGTTAACCTGTAGAGTTGAGATGGAAACAGCCGGAAAGGAAATATTACGTCCAAACGATAAGATTATATATGAAATATACTAGCATGGGACTAAAAAATGTTATGTTGTTGGTTTAAGCCCTTTTACCATACAAGAGATCGCGTACTTTGGACCGAAAAAAGCTGTGAGGTAACTACATTAAAGGAACTCGACTGGCCTACTATTTAAGAACGAACGCTTTTAACGCCTGACATGGATGGATAATACTCGACTTTTCCAAAGTATAACCGCTGTCGCTGGGACTGTATGGATCGAATCTTACTTATTCATCTCCAAGCCTCAAGTATATTTTATTTTTTGTTTTAAATAGATATGCACTTATTACAAATTGTAATCATAAAACTTTAGGTTTATACTATTTATGGTTTTCATTTTTATTTGGTACATATGGTTTCTTACTATCTGTTATTTTACGTACAGAATTATACTCTTCATCTTTAAGAATAATTGCACAAGAAAATGTAAATCTATATAATATGATATTTACAATTCACGGAATTATTATGATATTCTTTAATATAATGCCAGGACTATTTGGAGGATTTGGTAATTATTACTTACCTATTTTATGTGGATCATCAGAATTAGCATATCCTAGAATAAACAGTATATCTTTATTATTACAACCTATTGCATTTATATTAGTAATATTATCTACAGCTGCAGAGTTTGGTGGAGGAACAGGATGGACTCTATATCCACCATTAAGTACATCTTTAATGTCTTTATCTCCTGTTGCTGTAGACGTTATTATAATTGGTCTTTTAGTTTCAGGTATTGCTAGTATTATGTCTTCTTTAAACTTTGTAACTACTGTACTACATTTAAGAGCTAAAGGATTATCTTTAGGTGTTCTAAGTGTATCTACATGGTCAATAATAATTACATCAATAATGTTATTATTAACTTTACCAGTTTTAACAGGTGGCGTATTAATGTTATTATCAGATTTACATTTTAATACATTATTTTTTGATCCAACTTTCGCAGGAGACCCTATATTATATCAACATTTATTCTGGTTTTTTGGTCATCCAGAAGTATACATTTTAATATTACCAGCTTTTGGAGTTATAAGTCACGTTATATCTACAAATTATTGTAGAAGTTTATTTGGTAACCAATCTATGATTTTAGCTATGGGATGTATAGCTGTATTAGGAAGTGTTGTATGGGTACATCATATGTATACTACAGGTTTAGAGGTRGATACTAGAGCTTTCTTTACATCTACAACAATATTAATTTCTATTCCAACTGGTACAAAAGTATTTAATTGGTTATGTACATATATGAGCTCAAATTTCGGTATTACACATAGYTCATCATTATTAKGTTTATTATTTATATGTACATTTACTTTTGGAGGAACTACAGGTGTTATTTTAGGTAACGGTGCAATTGATATTGCATTACACGACACTTATTATGTTATTGCACACTTCCATTTTGTTTTATCTATTGGTGCAATTATAGCATTATTTACATGCGTAAGTTTTTTCCAAGAGTCATTCTTTGGTAAAACATTACGAGAAAATACATTAATTGTATTATGGTCAATTTTATTCTTTATAGGAGTAATTCTTACTTTCTTACCAATGCATTTTCTTGGATTTAATGTAATGCCTAGACGTATTCCTGATTATCCAGACGCTTTAAATGGATGGAATATGATATGTTCAATTGGATCAACAATGACTTTATTTGGATTATTAATTTTTAAATAATATTATATTTATATATTTTTTGTTTATATGAACTATAACTCAATTAATCTAGTAAAAACACATTTAATTAATTACCCATGTCCATTAAATATTAATTTCTTATGGAATTATGGTTTCCTTTTAGGTATAATATTCTTTATTCAAATATTAACAGGTGTATTTTTAGCAAGTCGTTATTCTCCTGAAATATCATATGCTTACTATAGTATCCAACATATTTTAAGAGAATTATGGAGTGGATGGTGCTTTAGATATATGCATGCTACTGGTGCATCACTTGTATTTTTCTTAACTTATCTTCATATTTTAAGAGGATTAAATTATTCATACTTATATTTACCATTATCATGGATATCAGGACTAATAATTTTCGCATTATTTATAGTTACAGCTTTTATAGGTTATGTTTTACCTTGGGGACAAATGAGTTACTGGGGTGCAACTGTTATTACTAATTTATTATCTGGTATACCAKSATTARTWWYWTGGKTWTGTGGAGGATACACTGTTAGTGATCCAACAATTAAAAGATTTTTTGTATTACATTTTATATTACCATTTGTAGCTTTATGTATTGTATTTATACATA
Encoded proteins:
- the coxIII gene encoding cytochrome c oxidase subunit III (putative cds with undefined initiation codon; 5'and 3' ends based on homology to Plasmodium yoelii coxIII and Plasmodium yoelii mRNA mapping studies); the protein is MVFSNFNNIKAHLVSYPSLASLYGTSLKYFSVGILFTFNPIILLIFVYSIRESLYSTFSSLASGMLSIIISEALLFITYFWGILHFCLSPYPLYDEGIIITSSRMLILTITFILASASCMTACLQFLIEKGMSFEISSIVCIIYLLGECFASLQTTEYLHLSYYINDAVLGTLFYCVTGLHFTHVIVGLILLLIYFIRIVDQYDVNTEWSYSYIGISYVVFTHTDQMTILYWHFVEIVWLFIEFFFYSE
- the coxI gene encoding cytochrome c oxidase subunit I (putative cds with undefined initiation codon; 5' and 3' ends based on homology to Plasmodium yoelii coxI and Plasmodium yoelii mRNA mapping studies), coding for FFVLNRYALITNCNHKTLGLYYLWFSFLFGTYGFLLSVILRTELYSSSLRIIAQENVNLYNMIFTIHGIIMIFFNIMPGLFGGFGNYYLPILCGSSELAYPRINSISLLLQPIAFILVILSTAAEFGGGTGWTLYPPLSTSLMSLSPVAVDVIIIGLLVSGIASIMSSLNFVTTVLHLRAKGLSLGVLSVSTWSIIITSIMLLLTLPVLTGGVLMLLSDLHFNTLFFDPTFAGDPILYQHLFWFFGHPEVYILILPAFGVISHVISTNYCRSLFGNQSMILAMGCIAVLGSVVWVHHMYTTGLEVDTRAFFTSTTILISIPTGTKVFNWLCTYMSSNFGITHSSSLLXLLFICTFTFGGTTGVILGNGAIDIALHDTYYVIAHFHFVLSIGAIIALFTCVSFFQESFFGKTLRENTLIVLWSILFFIGVILTFLPMHFLGFNVMPRRIPDYPDALNGWNMICSIGSTMTLFGLLIFK